A stretch of Gammaproteobacteria bacterium DNA encodes these proteins:
- a CDS encoding UrcA family protein has protein sequence MNPRYSAPLIKSVALGIAIATAGVSTHAADDPRIGTYVTTATRNAAADAPPRSATRSMTVSYRDLDLSRPAGIGSLYARLERAARAVCVPREVRDLGMRRDQARCHASAMDNAVANIDNPGLSGFHLAQTGRSVGIESRVADTQ, from the coding sequence ATGAACCCAAGGTACAGTGCCCCGCTGATCAAGTCTGTCGCTCTCGGCATCGCCATTGCCACCGCGGGCGTTTCCACGCACGCTGCCGACGACCCCCGCATCGGAACCTACGTCACCACCGCAACGCGGAACGCCGCCGCGGATGCCCCTCCCCGTTCGGCAACACGTTCGATGACCGTGAGCTACCGCGATCTCGATCTGTCACGTCCGGCCGGAATCGGCAGCCTGTATGCGCGACTGGAACGCGCCGCGCGTGCTGTTTGTGTGCCGCGCGAGGTGCGCGATCTCGGCATGCGCCGCGATCAGGCGCGTTGCCATGCGTCCGCAATGGATAACGCGGTCGCGAACATCGACAATCCCGGTTTATCGGGATTCCACCTCGCCCAGACCGGGCGGTCGGTGGGAATCGAATCACGGGTCGCCGACACGCAATGA
- a CDS encoding fumarate reductase iron-sulfur subunit produces the protein MNGNARTQPRQLRISVMRHNPTDPRSQPRMESFEVEEAEGMTLFIALNEIRENQDPSLQFDFVCRAGICGACGMLIDGRPRLACRTLTRDLGTGITLAPLPAFQLIGDLSVDTGKWMQGMSERLEAWVHMRAAEPDLCALEERMEPQLAQDIYELERCIECGCCIAGCATAQMREDFVGAAGLNKIARLRLDPRDTRSDAQFYELIGDENGVFGCMSLLGCEDYCPKDLDLSTQIAFLRRKMLIASS, from the coding sequence ATGAACGGCAACGCCAGGACGCAACCCCGGCAGCTGCGCATCAGCGTGATGCGCCACAATCCCACCGATCCCCGCAGCCAGCCGCGCATGGAGAGTTTCGAGGTCGAGGAAGCCGAGGGCATGACGCTGTTCATCGCTCTCAACGAGATCCGCGAAAACCAGGATCCCTCGCTGCAGTTCGATTTTGTCTGTCGTGCCGGAATCTGCGGCGCCTGTGGCATGCTGATCGATGGCCGCCCGAGACTCGCCTGCCGCACCCTGACCCGCGACCTCGGCACCGGGATCACGCTGGCGCCATTGCCGGCTTTCCAGTTGATCGGGGACCTCTCGGTGGATACCGGCAAGTGGATGCAGGGCATGAGCGAGCGGCTCGAGGCCTGGGTTCACATGCGCGCAGCCGAGCCCGATCTGTGCGCCCTGGAAGAACGCATGGAGCCGCAGCTCGCGCAGGACATCTACGAGCTGGAGCGTTGCATCGAATGCGGTTGCTGCATCGCGGGCTGCGCCACCGCGCAGATGCGCGAGGATTTTGTCGGCGCGGCCGGTCTCAACAAGATCGCCCGTTTGCGGCTCGATCCGCGCGATACCCGCAGCGACGCGCAGTTCTACGAACTGATCGGCGACGAGAACGGCGTGTTCGGCTGCATGAGCCTGCTCGGCTGCGAGGATTACTGCCCCAAGGACCTCGATCTCTCCACCCAGATTGCTTTTCTGCGGCGCAAGATGCTCATCGCATCCTCCTGA
- a CDS encoding fumarate reductase flavoprotein subunit, with the protein MQIIHTDVLVIGGGLAGLRTAIAARRRGFDALVLSLVPAKRSHSSAAQGGMQASLGNAVMGDGDNEDVHFADTVRGSDWGADQDVVRMFVNTAPKAVRELAAWGVPWNRVQRGDHEVVINGKRVTLSERDEAHGLITARDFGGTRKWRTCYVADGTGHSMLFTMSDQALASRIPVHERMEALSLIHEGGCCRGAIARNLASGELVAYVARATCIATGGFGRLYRVTTNAVINEGMGAAIALETGCAALGNMEAIQFHPTAIFPAGILVTEGCRGDGGLMLDGNGHRFMPDYEPDKAELASRDVVSRRMEEHIAAGHAASTRFGKHLWLDIRLLGRKHIETRLREVREICNYFLGIDPAEQLIPVRPAQHYSMGGVRTDQRGESRTLKGLFAAGEAACWDMHGFNRLGGNSVAETVVAGMIVGEYIADFCASADSESVVSTTLVKQFAERERRQLSAIASGAGTENPFGLMNEMQQIMTDNVGIFRSGEKLAAAVEGLGLLLERSRNMGLRSQARGANPELVAAYRLPRMLKLALCVAQGALARTESRGAHFRSDHPQRNDRDWLNRTLATWPDAGAMRAQLAYEPLDVTRMELPPGWRGYGARDYIEHPASAARQAEVDRLRAEYDGRDRFVLQQRLMPCEELLPRKYRGRNARLGENE; encoded by the coding sequence ATGCAGATCATCCATACCGATGTGCTGGTGATCGGTGGCGGGCTCGCCGGGCTGCGCACCGCGATTGCCGCGCGCCGGCGCGGTTTCGATGCACTGGTGCTGAGCCTGGTGCCGGCCAAGCGCTCGCATTCATCGGCCGCGCAGGGCGGCATGCAGGCAAGCCTCGGCAATGCCGTGATGGGCGATGGCGACAACGAGGATGTGCATTTCGCCGACACCGTGCGCGGCAGCGACTGGGGCGCCGACCAGGACGTGGTGCGCATGTTCGTGAATACCGCCCCGAAGGCGGTGCGCGAGCTCGCGGCCTGGGGTGTGCCGTGGAACCGGGTGCAGCGCGGCGATCATGAGGTGGTGATCAACGGCAAGCGTGTCACCCTGAGCGAGCGCGATGAGGCCCACGGCCTGATCACCGCGCGCGATTTCGGCGGCACCAGGAAATGGCGCACCTGCTATGTCGCCGACGGCACCGGGCATTCGATGCTGTTCACGATGAGCGACCAGGCGCTGGCCAGCCGGATCCCGGTGCACGAGCGCATGGAAGCGTTGTCGCTGATCCACGAGGGCGGGTGCTGTCGCGGCGCGATTGCGCGCAATCTTGCCAGCGGCGAGCTGGTCGCCTACGTGGCACGCGCGACCTGCATCGCCACCGGCGGTTTCGGGCGTCTCTACCGGGTCACGACCAACGCGGTGATCAACGAGGGCATGGGGGCCGCGATCGCCCTCGAGACCGGCTGCGCGGCGCTCGGCAACATGGAGGCCATCCAGTTTCATCCGACCGCGATATTTCCGGCCGGGATCCTGGTCACCGAGGGCTGCCGTGGCGATGGTGGCCTGATGCTCGATGGCAACGGGCACCGTTTCATGCCCGATTACGAGCCGGACAAGGCCGAGCTCGCCTCGCGCGACGTGGTGTCGCGGCGCATGGAGGAGCATATTGCGGCGGGGCATGCGGCGAGCACCCGCTTCGGCAAACACCTGTGGCTGGATATCCGCCTGCTGGGGCGCAAGCACATCGAGACGCGGCTGCGCGAGGTGCGCGAGATCTGCAATTATTTTCTCGGTATCGACCCCGCGGAGCAGCTGATCCCGGTGCGCCCGGCGCAGCATTATTCGATGGGTGGGGTGCGCACCGATCAGCGCGGCGAGAGCCGCACCCTGAAGGGCCTGTTCGCCGCCGGCGAGGCCGCCTGCTGGGACATGCACGGCTTCAATCGCCTGGGCGGCAACTCGGTGGCGGAGACCGTGGTGGCGGGGATGATCGTCGGTGAGTATATCGCCGATTTCTGTGCCTCCGCGGACAGCGAAAGTGTCGTGTCCACCACGCTGGTGAAGCAGTTTGCCGAGCGCGAGCGGCGCCAGCTGAGCGCCATCGCGAGCGGCGCGGGCACCGAGAACCCGTTCGGATTGATGAACGAGATGCAGCAGATCATGACCGACAACGTGGGAATTTTCCGCTCGGGGGAAAAGCTTGCCGCCGCAGTGGAGGGGCTCGGGCTGCTGCTCGAGCGCAGTCGCAACATGGGGCTGCGCAGCCAGGCGCGCGGTGCCAACCCGGAACTGGTGGCAGCCTATCGCTTGCCGCGGATGCTGAAGCTCGCGCTGTGCGTGGCACAGGGCGCGCTGGCGCGCACCGAGAGTCGCGGCGCGCATTTTCGCAGCGATCATCCGCAGCGCAACGATCGTGACTGGTTGAACCGCACCCTGGCCACGTGGCCCGATGCCGGTGCCATGCGGGCGCAGCTCGCCTACGAGCCGCTCGACGTCACGCGCATGGAACTGCCGCCCGGCTGGCGCGGCTACGGGGCCAGGGACTATATCGAGCATCCGGCGAGCGCGGCGCGCCAGGCCGAGGTGGATCGCCTGCGTGCGGAGTACGACGGGCGGGACCGCTTCGTGCTGCAGCAGCGCTTGATGCCCTGCGAGGAATTGCTGCCGCGGAAATACCGGGGTCGCAACGCGCGTCTTGGGGAGAACGAATAA
- a CDS encoding fumarate reductase cytochrome b subunit translates to MRQQQSRTATSQLNTTPAPIDKGPARLDLIQGASGLLLVLFMWVHMGLVSSILISKDAMHAVTRAMEGEFLFRRPVPGLVSAAVLAVAALVLVHALASIRRMPASYREYRGFMKHARMLRHADTWLWLLQVITGLVLMFVVAIHLYEMALHPGAIGPYASADRAVSGRMWPLDLLMLYAVEIHAGIGLYRLILKWGWIRSSDPRRMRRRLRLLITLIVVFFLVLGTLTLATYVRIGLEHRDRAGERYVPEHPQVPGNRGTH, encoded by the coding sequence ATGCGACAACAACAGTCTCGAACAGCAACCAGCCAGTTGAACACGACACCAGCACCCATTGACAAGGGACCGGCACGGCTCGACCTGATCCAGGGTGCGAGCGGGCTGCTTCTCGTGCTGTTCATGTGGGTGCACATGGGGCTGGTCTCGAGCATCCTGATCAGCAAGGATGCCATGCACGCGGTCACGCGTGCGATGGAGGGCGAGTTCCTGTTCCGGCGCCCGGTGCCGGGGCTGGTCAGTGCCGCCGTGCTGGCGGTAGCGGCGCTGGTGCTGGTGCATGCACTGGCATCGATCCGGCGCATGCCGGCGAGCTATCGCGAGTATCGCGGTTTCATGAAGCACGCGCGGATGTTGCGTCATGCCGATACCTGGCTGTGGCTGCTGCAGGTGATCACCGGGCTGGTGCTGATGTTCGTGGTTGCGATTCATCTTTACGAAATGGCGCTACACCCGGGTGCCATCGGGCCTTATGCCTCGGCCGATCGTGCCGTGAGCGGGCGCATGTGGCCGCTCGATCTGCTGATGCTCTACGCGGTGGAAATCCATGCCGGGATCGGCCTTTACCGCCTGATCCTGAAATGGGGCTGGATACGCTCCTCTGATCCGCGGCGCATGCGCCGCCGCCTGCGCTTGCTGATCACGCTGATCGTGGTGTTCTTCCTGGTGCTCGGCACGCTGACGCTCGCGACCTATGTGAGGATCGGCCTGGAGCACCGTGATCGCGCCGGTGAGCGCTATGTACCGGAGCATCCGCAGGTGCCCGGCAACCGCGGGACGCACTGA
- the argS gene encoding arginine--tRNA ligase: MNLRDTLNTAVEKAMRAIDVPADCQALLTPGTRAEFGDYQANGAMAAAKRMRGNPRELAARIVAELELEGIAERIEIAGPGFINIHLDTAFLEQRLALAAADPRLGIAAMEQPQTVVVDYSAPNLAKEMHVGHLRSTIIGDAVVRSLEFRGDRVIRQNHVGDWGTQFGMLIAHLEDLTAGGTSIEDAALSDLEEFYRNAKQRFDADAAFAERSREYVVRLQSGDAHCRRLWQRFIDISVRHSEEIYRALNVTLTRADIRAESAYNDDLPLVMKELDARGLLACSDGAKVVFLEELRDREGNPQAVIVQKGDGGFLYATTDLAAARYRAATLHADRVLYFIDDRQKLHMQQVFAISRRAGFVPERVSLEHHPFGKMLGEDGKPFKTRSGGTVKLAELLAEAVERAARLLVERNTEMAPDERAAVARIVGIGAVKYADLAKNRTSDYVFSWDQMLSFEGNTAPYLQYACTRVGSILRKAGVDPATLPGPIHIGSPEERALALKLVQFSEALECVTRDAAPHLLCAYLYDLAGLYMRFYENCPVLREDISAEQRTSRLRLCDLVARTIRQGLELLGIETPQRM, from the coding sequence ATGAACCTGCGCGACACCCTCAACACCGCGGTCGAAAAGGCGATGCGCGCGATCGATGTTCCCGCCGACTGCCAGGCCCTGCTGACCCCCGGCACGCGCGCCGAATTCGGCGATTACCAGGCCAACGGCGCAATGGCCGCCGCCAAGCGCATGCGCGGCAACCCGCGCGAACTGGCCGCGCGCATCGTGGCTGAACTCGAGCTCGAAGGTATCGCCGAACGCATCGAGATCGCCGGGCCGGGCTTCATCAATATCCACCTGGACACGGCATTCCTGGAACAGCGCCTGGCGCTGGCTGCGGCCGATCCGCGTCTCGGCATCGCCGCGATGGAACAGCCACAGACCGTGGTGGTCGATTACTCGGCCCCCAATCTCGCCAAGGAAATGCACGTCGGACATCTGCGCAGCACCATCATCGGCGATGCGGTGGTGCGCTCACTCGAGTTTCGCGGCGATCGTGTGATCCGCCAGAACCATGTAGGAGACTGGGGCACGCAGTTCGGCATGCTGATCGCGCATCTCGAGGATCTCACGGCCGGCGGCACCTCGATCGAGGACGCCGCGCTGTCCGACCTCGAGGAGTTCTACCGCAACGCCAAGCAGCGCTTCGATGCCGATGCGGCGTTTGCCGAACGCTCCCGCGAGTACGTGGTCCGCCTGCAATCGGGCGATGCGCACTGCCGCCGGCTGTGGCAGCGCTTCATCGATATCTCGGTGCGGCACAGCGAGGAAATCTATCGCGCCCTGAACGTCACGCTGACCCGCGCCGACATCAGGGCCGAGAGCGCCTACAACGACGATCTGCCGCTGGTGATGAAGGAACTCGATGCGCGCGGCCTGCTCGCGTGCAGCGATGGCGCGAAAGTGGTGTTCCTGGAGGAACTGCGTGACCGCGAGGGCAACCCGCAGGCAGTGATCGTGCAGAAGGGCGATGGCGGATTCCTCTATGCCACCACCGATCTGGCGGCCGCGCGCTATCGCGCCGCCACCCTGCATGCTGATCGCGTGCTGTATTTCATCGACGATCGCCAGAAGCTGCATATGCAGCAGGTGTTCGCGATCAGCCGGCGCGCGGGTTTCGTGCCCGAGCGCGTGAGCCTCGAGCATCATCCGTTCGGCAAGATGCTCGGCGAGGACGGCAAACCCTTCAAGACCCGCTCGGGCGGCACCGTGAAGCTGGCCGAGTTGCTCGCCGAAGCGGTGGAGCGCGCCGCCCGATTGCTCGTCGAGCGCAATACCGAGATGGCGCCGGACGAGCGCGCCGCAGTCGCGCGCATCGTCGGGATCGGCGCGGTGAAATACGCCGACCTGGCGAAGAACCGCACCAGCGATTATGTGTTCAGCTGGGATCAAATGCTGAGCTTCGAGGGCAATACCGCGCCCTACCTGCAGTACGCATGCACCCGTGTCGGCAGCATCCTGCGCAAGGCCGGGGTCGATCCCGCGACGCTCCCGGGACCCATTCACATCGGCTCGCCCGAGGAACGCGCCCTGGCGCTGAAGCTGGTGCAGTTCAGCGAGGCCCTGGAGTGCGTGACCCGCGATGCCGCGCCGCACCTGCTGTGCGCCTATCTTTACGATCTCGCCGGGCTTTACATGCGTTTCTATGAAAACTGCCCGGTACTGCGCGAGGACATTTCCGCCGAACAGCGGACGAGTCGCCTGCGTTTGTGCGACCTGGTTGCGCGCACCATTCGCCAGGGCCTCGAACTGCTCGGCATCGAGACACCGCAGCGCATGTAG
- a CDS encoding HDOD domain-containing protein, producing MTQQGHETRTVEDWITRINQRELAALAAIVQRVQSLVGDEDSSAAQLSEVLRLDPSLSSKILRIANSPTYLVSPDPVTTLTRATTLIGFDAIANICITNRLLETLLARKELSRSVVERVLDRTAASLHAAVQARVMISNASSREREEAFLGALLEQIGESAFWSLGGAEIDALDTALATTPQNTREALIRRTVGGSFRQLSRGLIKAWHLGPGTALHEQITPARASRAQVILLANELADCVACEGWESPLLDDLYARIAALTNIETGAAAMRVRACGREAEGIARCYGASMLAQRMSHKPAGAKSRRTSAHGDSSVRLGVLQELGAMQPGTADINTVMQTAIDGIYRGIGMDRVIAALLSDDRKTLSARFWLGDGCEQWGPTFRFSVTRRDDILHQCVANNRSFRHDASAAQAPAGLMPAELLDFCQSGDLLLAPVLVGTRCIGVLYADRTLSGAAISQEDFDAFAELAHQLALSIELVGKPAS from the coding sequence ATGACGCAGCAGGGCCATGAAACGCGCACCGTAGAGGACTGGATCACTCGTATCAACCAGCGCGAGCTCGCGGCGCTGGCCGCCATCGTGCAACGGGTACAGTCGCTGGTCGGTGATGAAGACAGTTCGGCCGCGCAACTGAGCGAGGTATTGCGGCTCGACCCATCGCTCAGCTCGAAAATCCTGCGCATCGCCAACAGCCCGACCTACCTGGTTTCACCCGATCCGGTCACTACCCTCACCCGGGCCACCACCCTGATCGGCTTCGATGCCATCGCCAATATCTGCATCACCAACCGGCTGCTGGAAACGCTGCTGGCAAGGAAGGAGCTTTCGCGCAGCGTGGTGGAGCGCGTGCTCGATCGCACCGCGGCATCTCTGCACGCCGCGGTACAGGCCCGCGTCATGATCAGCAACGCGAGCTCGAGGGAGCGCGAGGAGGCGTTTCTCGGCGCCCTGCTCGAACAGATCGGCGAAAGCGCCTTCTGGAGCCTCGGCGGGGCGGAAATCGATGCCCTCGATACGGCCCTCGCGACGACGCCGCAGAACACCCGGGAAGCCCTCATCAGGAGGACCGTCGGCGGCTCGTTCCGCCAGCTCAGCAGAGGCCTGATCAAGGCCTGGCATCTCGGCCCCGGCACGGCCCTGCACGAACAGATCACGCCCGCGAGAGCGTCGCGCGCGCAGGTCATCCTGCTCGCGAACGAACTCGCCGACTGCGTGGCGTGCGAAGGCTGGGAATCGCCGCTGCTCGATGATCTCTATGCCCGGATCGCGGCACTGACCAACATCGAGACCGGAGCGGCCGCGATGCGGGTGCGCGCCTGCGGTCGGGAGGCCGAGGGCATCGCGCGCTGCTACGGAGCCAGCATGCTGGCCCAGCGCATGAGCCACAAACCGGCAGGTGCGAAATCCCGACGCACCAGCGCGCACGGGGATTCGAGCGTGCGACTCGGCGTACTGCAGGAACTGGGCGCGATGCAGCCCGGCACTGCGGACATCAATACCGTGATGCAGACCGCCATCGATGGCATATACCGCGGCATCGGCATGGATCGCGTCATCGCCGCGCTGCTCAGCGACGATCGAAAAACGCTCTCCGCCCGTTTCTGGCTCGGCGACGGGTGCGAGCAGTGGGGCCCGACTTTTCGCTTTTCCGTGACCAGGCGCGATGACATCCTGCACCAGTGCGTCGCCAACAACCGTTCGTTTCGGCATGATGCCAGTGCCGCGCAAGCCCCGGCCGGACTGATGCCGGCGGAACTTCTGGACTTCTGCCAATCGGGCGACCTGCTGCTGGCACCGGTGCTGGTCGGAACACGCTGCATCGGGGTGTTGTATGCTGACCGTACGCTTTCGGGTGCCGCGATCAGCCAGGAGGATTTCGACGCCTTCGCGGAACTGGCACACCAGCTCGCCCTGAGCATCGAGCTCGTTGGCAAGCCCGCGTCCTGA
- a CDS encoding AsmA family protein translates to MSFSDHEFMNGPGQLYLERTEQCDVSAPGARLSAHHGLHSRAMMIVRRFLLAALMLSLLAIVSLVAALELDPGFFKSRLEASVGAALGRRLAIDGELRLELGAIVRIDAGAVRLANSGWGSEPEMLRVSRMVLELELLSLLRDTAVIPRIELAGLDVLLERNAQGQANWQFGNLGQEHESGWPEAPSLLVKLISMPGARLRYSGPRLSRPLEFRFGTVEQHPGTDGLLVFNASGQANDIPLRFSASVGPLGSLLEGKDIRVALQGQLGELTLDGSGLIDDLGSPGNTRLVLAVSGPDADYLSHHLGIRNLGSGPVRLEASVAPGTGNRGISGKLSGVVGELRLEGSGELVDPVNVEKAVLKLAASGPDLSVMGGLFRLDHLPPESFSLELHMERRRDSLTIDALAVQLKDAQLRVHGSIDGIERLSGSDLGFEAKGADLARLRELLHVPGLAAGPFELNGRLKHSAQGRELLDVTAITALGKLTIDGPLGEAPGFYGSELQFTASGADFAAIGAALKTGGFPGGSFDASGGLRWSEAGLEFESSALQLGGDRLELDGVIGMQPFGEQLDLRVSLQGKDPRLLTDLLGQPSLPAEPYTAGGRLLRARGGPWRLEDGEATIAGARLRLDGQIGSPRALPGIALNFRVEGPDLAGFSGMARRKLPGLRFNAAGELSSTSDAVRVRKLEFSVGDLAIGGSATLGLPLAGSRGEFAISATGNGFDALLPELGWLPLVHQRGQLSARGGWKNDRLSFDLLQLETATDKVSLKGELGFAPELSAMGLQLDAHISDLAAAGRRSGVELPPGLTLPASALRLEARISATPAALDFESFSATFGASDLSGRARISLAPRPVVDIELHADSLDLTPFIPREQQAASPQRKLLIPDFPLPLERLDKLDGRFALHADKLLFAGLEYSAVGFDARLEHGNLAAAPIGFANRNGTFSGQLDIRSAGTVPLVRLAGSGKSLLLDFGGSNPFGLLRYDGEIDLAGEGRSLRELATSLRGTLRFTSAGARLPNSKLNLMYSSFFGQLLQTLNPLMKREPYTDVICAAYALRAEGGVLRTDPALVIRTSALDIMSHGAADLRNESIDLKFRTVAREGLGLSATQLLNPYVKVSGTLAKPELTLDQKGTLISGGTAVATGGLSILASSVWDRFSTLEDPCASVIAEADRRAATAPH, encoded by the coding sequence GTGTCATTTTCCGATCATGAGTTCATGAATGGCCCGGGCCAACTGTACCTTGAACGCACCGAGCAGTGCGATGTATCGGCACCTGGAGCACGCCTGTCCGCCCACCATGGGCTACACTCCCGCGCCATGATGATCGTACGCAGATTTCTCCTCGCCGCGCTGATGCTGTCGTTGCTGGCGATCGTTTCGCTGGTGGCTGCGCTGGAGCTCGATCCGGGGTTTTTCAAGAGCCGCCTCGAGGCCTCGGTTGGCGCTGCGCTTGGCCGCCGGCTCGCCATCGATGGGGAGCTGCGCCTGGAGTTGGGCGCGATCGTGCGGATCGACGCGGGAGCGGTGCGGCTCGCCAATTCCGGTTGGGGCAGCGAGCCCGAGATGCTGCGGGTCTCGCGCATGGTACTGGAGCTCGAGCTGCTGTCGTTGTTGCGCGACACGGCGGTGATCCCGCGGATCGAGCTGGCCGGCCTCGACGTGCTGCTGGAGCGCAACGCGCAGGGGCAGGCCAACTGGCAATTCGGCAACCTCGGGCAAGAGCACGAATCGGGCTGGCCGGAGGCTCCGTCGCTGCTGGTGAAACTGATCTCGATGCCCGGTGCCCGGTTGCGTTACAGCGGGCCGCGCCTGAGCCGCCCACTGGAGTTTCGCTTCGGCACCGTGGAGCAGCATCCCGGGACCGATGGCTTGCTGGTCTTCAATGCCTCGGGGCAGGCCAATGACATACCGCTGCGCTTCAGCGCCAGCGTGGGCCCCCTGGGCAGTCTGCTCGAGGGCAAGGACATCCGCGTCGCGTTGCAGGGGCAACTCGGGGAACTGACGCTGGATGGCAGCGGGCTCATCGACGACCTGGGGTCCCCGGGGAATACGCGGCTGGTACTCGCGGTCAGCGGTCCCGATGCCGACTACCTGAGCCATCACCTGGGAATTCGCAATCTCGGTTCCGGCCCCGTCAGGCTGGAGGCAAGCGTCGCCCCGGGGACCGGCAATCGTGGAATCAGCGGCAAACTCTCGGGTGTAGTGGGCGAGCTGAGACTCGAGGGGAGCGGTGAACTCGTCGATCCGGTGAACGTCGAGAAGGCGGTGCTGAAGCTCGCGGCTTCCGGCCCCGATCTCAGTGTGATGGGCGGGCTGTTTCGTCTCGACCATCTGCCGCCCGAATCCTTCAGCCTCGAGTTGCACATGGAGCGACGGCGAGACTCGCTCACCATCGATGCCCTGGCGGTACAACTGAAAGATGCGCAACTCCGCGTGCACGGCAGCATCGATGGCATCGAGCGCCTGAGCGGCAGCGATCTCGGCTTCGAAGCGAAGGGTGCCGACCTGGCGCGATTGCGCGAACTGCTTCATGTACCCGGCCTCGCGGCCGGGCCGTTCGAGTTGAACGGCCGCCTGAAACACTCGGCGCAAGGCCGCGAGCTGCTCGATGTCACCGCGATCACCGCGCTCGGGAAACTCACCATCGACGGTCCGCTGGGAGAGGCTCCCGGCTTCTACGGCAGCGAGCTGCAATTCACCGCCAGTGGCGCCGATTTTGCCGCGATCGGAGCCGCATTGAAGACAGGCGGCTTTCCCGGCGGCAGCTTTGATGCCAGCGGCGGGTTGCGCTGGAGCGAGGCCGGGTTGGAGTTCGAGAGCAGCGCGCTGCAACTCGGCGGGGATCGGCTCGAACTCGACGGCGTGATCGGGATGCAACCCTTTGGTGAACAACTGGACCTGCGCGTCTCGTTGCAGGGCAAGGATCCGCGCCTGCTCACCGACTTGCTGGGCCAGCCTTCGCTGCCTGCCGAGCCCTACACCGCGGGCGGGCGATTGCTTCGCGCCCGCGGCGGCCCCTGGCGGCTGGAAGATGGCGAGGCCACGATCGCCGGGGCTCGCTTGCGTCTCGATGGGCAGATTGGCAGCCCGCGCGCGCTGCCGGGAATCGCGCTGAACTTCAGGGTCGAGGGGCCGGACCTCGCCGGGTTCAGTGGCATGGCACGACGCAAATTGCCGGGGCTGCGATTCAATGCTGCAGGTGAATTGAGCAGCACGAGCGATGCCGTCCGGGTGCGCAAGCTGGAATTCTCCGTCGGTGATCTCGCTATCGGGGGCAGCGCCACGCTTGGACTACCTCTCGCCGGATCGCGCGGCGAATTCGCCATCAGCGCCACCGGTAACGGTTTCGATGCGCTGTTGCCGGAGCTGGGCTGGTTGCCGCTGGTGCACCAGCGCGGGCAACTGAGTGCGCGCGGTGGCTGGAAAAACGACCGCTTGAGCTTCGATCTGCTGCAGCTCGAAACCGCCACCGACAAGGTGAGCCTGAAGGGTGAGCTCGGGTTTGCGCCGGAACTCTCCGCCATGGGGCTGCAGCTCGATGCGCATATCTCTGACCTGGCCGCCGCGGGACGGCGCTCCGGCGTCGAATTGCCCCCCGGCCTGACGCTGCCCGCGAGTGCTCTGCGGCTCGAGGCGCGCATCTCGGCCACACCGGCTGCGTTGGATTTCGAGAGCTTCAGCGCAACGTTCGGCGCCAGCGATCTTTCCGGGCGCGCCCGGATCAGCCTCGCCCCGCGTCCTGTTGTCGATATCGAGCTGCATGCCGATTCCCTGGATCTGACGCCGTTCATCCCTCGCGAGCAGCAAGCGGCGAGCCCGCAGCGCAAATTGCTGATACCCGATTTCCCGCTGCCGCTGGAGCGGCTGGACAAGCTCGACGGCCGCTTCGCGTTGCATGCGGACAAGTTGCTCTTCGCGGGGCTCGAATACTCCGCGGTTGGCTTCGATGCCCGTCTCGAGCACGGAAACCTCGCCGCGGCTCCGATCGGCTTTGCCAACCGCAACGGGACGTTTTCGGGGCAGCTCGATATCCGCTCCGCAGGTACGGTGCCGTTGGTGCGCCTGGCGGGAAGTGGCAAGAGCCTGCTGCTCGATTTCGGTGGCAGCAACCCGTTCGGCCTGCTTCGTTACGATGGGGAGATCGATCTTGCGGGCGAGGGACGCAGTCTGCGTGAGTTGGCGACCTCCCTGCGTGGCACCCTGCGTTTTACCAGCGCCGGCGCCCGCTTGCCCAACAGCAAGCTGAACCTGATGTATTCGAGCTTTTTCGGCCAACTCCTGCAAACACTGAATCCGCTGATGAAGCGCGAGCCCTACACCGACGTGATCTGCGCGGCCTACGCGTTGCGCGCCGAAGGAGGTGTGCTGCGCACGGATCCGGCGCTGGTGATTCGAACCAGCGCGCTGGACATCATGAGTCATGGCGCCGCGGACCTGCGCAACGAGAGCATCGATCTGAAATTCAGGACCGTAGCCAGGGAGGGCCTCGGCTTGAGCGCGACGCAACTGCTCAATCCCTACGTCAAGGTCTCCGGGACGCTGGCCAAACCCGAGCTGACGCTCGACCAGAAAGGCACGCTGATCAGCGGCGGGACCGCGGTCGCCACCGGTGGTTTGTCGATTCTGGCAAGCAGTGTGTGGGACCGCTTTTCGACGCTGGAGGATCCCTGCGCGAGCGTGATTGCCGAGGCGGACCGGCGCGCCGCAACTGCACCACACTGA